From the genome of Eublepharis macularius isolate TG4126 chromosome 12, MPM_Emac_v1.0, whole genome shotgun sequence, one region includes:
- the LOC129339217 gene encoding olfactory receptor 6-like, with translation MQNTRIYQQRGPDCSIPPTDAHTVIWYWVYSFLNQTIITEFILLGFGEHPQLQILLFLLFLVIYVVSITGNLLIIMLVVTDRNLHTPMYFFLGNLACLEICYTSVFLPRMLASFLTGDKTISFSGCFVQLYVFGLLSPAENCILSAMSYDRYLAICKPLQYRLQMNNKFCVSLVVGSWVSGWFCASVVAAWMSQLTYCGFNGIDHFFCDFIPLSKLTCSDISLLIAVAFMLSFVFTFPLFLLTIASYIFIILAILRIPSATGRQKTFSTCSSHLIVVIIFYTSIMIVYLLPESLVMKSSLKVFSLVYTVMTPMVNPLIYSLRNKEVKEALRKLVKKFRSSSSF, from the exons ATGCAGAATACAAGGATCTACCAACAGAGAGGGCCTGACTGTTCCATACCCCCAACAGATGCCCACACTGTGATCTGGTACTGG gTATACAGTTTTTTAAATCAAACCATCATCACAGAATTTATCCTTCTTGGATTTGGAGAGCACCCACAACTGCAGATTCTTCTGTTCTTACTGTTCCTAGTAATCTATGTAGTATCTATAACTGGAAACCTTCTCATTATTATGCTGGTTGTGACTGACAGGAACCTCCATacacccatgtatttcttcctgggAAACTTGGCTTGTTTGGAGATTTGTTACACTTCAGTCTTCCTGCCCAGAATGCTGGCCAGCTTTCTGACAGGGGATAAAACTATTTCTTTCTCTGGTTGTTTTGTACAATTATATGTATTTGGTTtactttcaccagcagaaaattgTATTCTATCCGCAATGTCTTATGATAGGTATTTAGCTATTTGCAAGCCACTGCAGTATCGATTGCAAATGAATAATAAGTTTTGTGTTTCTTTGGTAGTTGGATCTTGGGTAAGTGGCTGGTTTTGTGCCTCTGTTGTGGCTGCCTGGATGTCACAATTAACTTATTGTGGCTTCAATGGAATTGACCATTTCTTCTGTGATTTCATACCATTGAGCAAGTTGACCTGCAGTGACATTTCTTTGCTGATAGCAGTAGCCTTTatgttatcttttgttttcactttTCCTCTATTTCTGTTGACCATAGCATCATACATTTTCATTATATTAGCTATTCTGAGAATACCCTCTGCCACTGGGAGGCAAAAGACATTTTCCACCTGTTCATCACACCTTATTGTTGTCATTATCTTCTATACCTCTATAATGATTGTGTATCTCCTTCCAGAAAGCCTCGTAATGAAAAGTTCATTAAAAGTGTTCTCTCTCGTTTATACTGTCATGACTCCGATGGTTAATCCCCTCATATATAGTTTGAGAAACAAGGAGGTTAAGGAAGCCTTGAGAAAACTGGTTAAGAAATTCAGGTCATCCTCGAGCTTTTAG
- the LOC129340477 gene encoding olfactory receptor 12D1-like gives MENKTEVNEFILRGLTDLWELQNTLFPLFLLLYFTILLGNGAIVAVAIMEPQLHTPMYFFLGNLSCLDIFFSTVTVPKMLAGFLLELQTISFSGCMTQLHFFHFLGSSEVILLGVMAYDRYVAICNPLRYTIIMRKQVCVILAAATWTTGFFHALMHTVMTARLPFCGPNHVEHFFCEIKPLLKLACGSTHLNLMLLNTVTSCIAMGPFVITLLSYIYIITFLLFRVHSQKGRQKAFSTCGSHLMVVALLYVPVLFNYMLPSVGTVSQREMMVTIIYSAITPVLNPLIYTLRNQEVKKALQKILSRKSFIER, from the coding sequence ATGGAGAACAAGACAGAGGTGAATGAATTCATCTTGAGAGGTCTAACTGATCTCTGGGAGCTTCAAAACAcactcttccctctctttctGCTATTGTACTTCACCATTCTACTTGGGAATGGTGCCATTGTGGCTGTAGCAATAATGGAACCACAGCTACACACGCCTATGTATTTTTTCCTTGGGAATCTTTCCTGCCTCGACATCTTCTTTTCCACAGTAACTGTTCCAAAGATGCTAGCTGGATTCCTATTAGAGCTGCAAACCATTTCCTTTAGTGGTTGCATGACCCAGCTCCACTTTTTCCACTTCTTGGGAAGCAGTGAGGTAATCCTTCTCGGTGTTATGGCATATGACCGCTATGTCGCTATATGCAACCCATTGCGTTACACCATTATTATGAGAAAGCAGGTCTGTGTGATATTGGCAGCAGCCACATGGACCACTGGTTTTTTCCATGCCCTAATGCACACGGTGATGACTGCTCGTCTTCCCTTCTGTGGACCAAACCATGTCGAGCACTTCTTCTGTGAAATTAAACCACTGCTGAAACTGGCCTGCGGCAGCACTCACTTAAACTTGATGCTTCTCAATACTGTCACCAGCTGCATTGCCATGGGTCCCTTTGTCATCACACTACTTTCCTATATCTACATTATCACTTTCCTTCTTTTCAGAGTTCATTCACAAAAGGGGAGGCAGAAAGCCTTCTCCACCTGCGGGTCCCACTTGATGGTGGTGGCTTTGCTGTACGTACCGGTATTGTTCAACTACATGCTTCCCTCGGTGGGCACTGTCTCACAAAGGGAAATGATGGTAACTATCATATACAGTGCAATTACCCCCGTTTTGAACCCACTTATCTATACCCTGAGGAATCAGGAGGTGAAAAAGGCCTTACAAAAGATCCTGAGCAGAAAGAGCTTCATTGAAAGGTAG
- the LOC129339218 gene encoding olfactory receptor 6N1-like gives MNAENQTLVAEFIIIGFPNTREVELFFFSLFLLMYLLMFVENVIIILVIRLDYRLHTPMYFFIGNLSSLDIGFTTVTVPKMLVNIATENRTISISGCFTQLYIFYFLGSAECFLLASMAYDRYLAICNPLHYTTLMNKQMFSRLAFGSWLGGFLAPVLPSSFLFRLPFCGSNVINHFFCDAPPLLKLSCKDIFEAEIVNFIVGSLVLLTSFTFTLVTYVFIINTILHIPSSEGRKKAFSTCAVHLTIVSIFFGTTIFMYIRIKTISVFDFNKVVSVFYSVVTPVLNPIIYSLRNNDIKQGMKKMFHRKGPM, from the coding sequence ATGAATGCAGAAAATCAGACATTAGTTGCTGAATTCATTATTATTGGTTTCCCAAATACACGCGAAGTAGaattgttttttttctctctctttctcttgatGTACTTGCTGATGTTTGTTGAGAATGTTATCATCATCCTGGTGATTCGTCTAGACTATCGCCTTCACACGCCTATGTACTTTTTTATTGGCAACCTTTCTTCTTTGGACATTGGCTTTACCACAGTcactgtgcctaaaatgctggtCAACATTGCTACTGAGAATCGAACTATTTCCATCTCAGGATGCTTTACTCAACTCTACATCTTCTACTTCCTGGGATCAGCAGAATGCTTTTTGTTGGCATCCATGGCCTATGACCGATACCTGGCTATTTGTAATCCTCTCCACTATACCACTTTGATGAATAAACAGATGTTCTCCCGGTTGGCCTTTGGCTCTTGGTTGGGGGGCTTCCTGGCTCCAGTATTGCCCTCATCCTTCCTTTTCCGGTTGCCTTTCTGTGGATCAAATGTTATCAACCACTTTTTCTGTGATGCTCCACCTCTGTTGAAGCTGTCTTGCAAGGACATCTTTGAGGCTGAAATCGTCAATTTTATTGTAGGGTCACTAGTGTTGCTAACCTCTTTCACCTTTACTCTTGTCACCTATGTCTTCATTATTAACACCATTTTACACATTCCTAGcagtgaaggaaggaagaaggcatTTTCAACTTGTGCAGTACACCTTACCATCGTCAGCATCTTCTTTGGCACCACCATCTTCATGTACATCCGCATTAAGACAATCAGTGTCTTTGATTTCAACAAAGTGGTATCGGTGTTCTACTCTGTTGTGACACCTGTTCTCAACCCCATCATTTACAGTCTGAGAAACAATGACATTAAGCAGGGAATGAAAAAGATGTTTCACAGGAAAGGACCTATGTGA